The segment TGGAAAAGAATTTTAGAGAAAAAAGAACAAATTTGTAGAGTTTATCTTACATATTTTGTAAATCATAATTTTCACTTTTGCCATAAGTTAAATTTCTTTATTTTTGAATAGAGAGTCATCCGATCTATTTTAAGCATTTTTGCTGCTTTTGTTTTATTATTTTTTGATTTAAAAAGCGCTTTTTTAATTATTTCTGCTTTGTATATTCCGATCCAAAGTGGCCATCGATTCCGATTCAAACCGGCCACTGATTCTGATTGAAAGTGGCCACCCATTCCGATTTATTCCGGCCACTTTTTCGATGAAATCAGAATTTGAAAAAGT is part of the Acidobacteriota bacterium genome and harbors:
- a CDS encoding helix-turn-helix domain-containing protein; the encoded protein is MGGHFQSESVAGLNRNRWPLWIGIYKAEIIKKALFKSKNNKTKAAKMLKIDRMTLYSKIKKFNLWQK